One Acidobacteriaceae bacterium genomic region harbors:
- a CDS encoding nuclear transport factor 2 family protein, producing MRLSVRILLVLTAAILLSGPNLSAATAQAGKPSNDSQAILSMLNRQADDWNRGDLDAFATGYKNSSDILFMGPTIRRGYQQMLEGYRKSFPNPEAMGKLTFSNLEVQPLDQRFATVTGRFHLERTSAGGGDASGYYLLVVEKTPSGWKIIRDATTDNPRPAH from the coding sequence ATGCGTTTGTCCGTTCGGATCTTGCTCGTTCTAACTGCTGCAATCTTGCTTTCCGGCCCGAACCTATCCGCTGCGACCGCGCAGGCCGGAAAGCCTTCCAACGACTCCCAGGCGATCCTCTCGATGCTGAACCGGCAGGCAGACGACTGGAATCGTGGCGACCTCGACGCGTTCGCTACGGGCTACAAGAATTCTTCGGACATCCTGTTCATGGGCCCGACGATCCGGCGCGGATATCAGCAGATGCTGGAGGGATATCGGAAGTCGTTCCCCAATCCCGAGGCAATGGGGAAGCTGACCTTCTCGAATCTCGAGGTTCAGCCGCTCGATCAACGCTTTGCCACGGTGACAGGCCGCTTCCATCTGGAGCGCACATCGGCAGGTGGCGGAGACGCGAGCGGATATTACCTGCTGGTTGTGGAGAAGACACCGTCGGGTTGGAAGATCATCCGCGACGCCACGACGGATAATCCAAGACCGGCTCACTAA
- a CDS encoding DUF4440 domain-containing protein, with protein sequence MRFRRLVPIALAGVCCAALLLPTPAVSQNSDPLFTASRQQLDVVKIILAQQNAWNKGDLDGYLSHYKDAPDTQAVLANLVRGVDNIRAAYRQNFPNKDAMGEIEDTDIDVRTMGDNYALATGKYHLNRSKKSGGSIDGTFMELFEKTPNGWQIIFSQST encoded by the coding sequence ATGCGATTCCGCCGTCTCGTTCCGATCGCACTCGCCGGCGTCTGCTGCGCCGCTCTGCTGCTGCCAACGCCTGCCGTTTCGCAGAATTCTGATCCGCTGTTTACGGCCAGCCGGCAGCAGTTGGATGTGGTCAAAATCATCCTCGCGCAGCAGAACGCCTGGAACAAAGGCGATCTGGACGGCTATCTCTCGCACTATAAAGATGCGCCCGACACCCAGGCTGTCCTGGCAAACCTCGTGCGCGGCGTCGACAACATTCGCGCGGCTTATCGGCAGAACTTTCCCAACAAGGACGCCATGGGTGAGATTGAAGACACCGACATCGACGTGCGCACAATGGGCGACAACTATGCACTCGCCACCGGGAAGTATCACCTCAACCGCTCGAAAAAGTCAGGCGGTTCAATCGATGGCACATTTATGGAGCTGTTTGAAAAGACGCCGAACGGATGGCAGATTATCTTCAGTCAAAGCACATAA
- a CDS encoding ATP-binding cassette domain-containing protein: MHAPVRSSELLLEAKNLSKDFGPVRVVDDVSFDLYRGETLGLVGESGSGKSTVARMVLRLLEPTEGQVLLHDRHADGSPRKLDLLALSPNAMRKLRRKLGIVFQDPYAALDPRMTVRQTLCEPFAIHRERPKEGIEARLAAMLAEVGLDASALRRYPHEFSGGQRQRINIARALALRPELLVLDEPVSALDVSVGAQIINLLRELQQRHGLTCLFISHSMPLVRYLCHRVMVLQRGKLVEEGSWQHICESPSEAYTQQLLAATPELPVAR; the protein is encoded by the coding sequence ATGCACGCTCCGGTCCGCAGCTCTGAGCTGCTCTTAGAAGCAAAGAATCTGTCCAAGGATTTCGGTCCCGTCCGGGTCGTCGACGACGTGTCGTTTGACCTCTACCGTGGCGAGACGCTGGGCCTGGTGGGCGAGTCGGGATCCGGCAAAAGCACGGTCGCGCGGATGGTTCTGCGCCTGCTGGAGCCGACGGAAGGACAGGTGCTGCTTCACGACAGACACGCGGACGGCTCGCCGCGTAAGCTCGATCTGCTCGCCCTGTCACCGAACGCGATGCGAAAGCTGCGCCGAAAGCTTGGGATCGTATTTCAGGACCCCTACGCGGCGCTGGACCCTCGCATGACCGTTCGGCAGACTCTTTGCGAGCCGTTTGCGATACATCGTGAGCGGCCCAAAGAGGGAATTGAAGCCAGGCTTGCGGCAATGCTCGCCGAAGTCGGACTGGACGCGTCAGCGCTGCGACGCTATCCGCACGAGTTCTCGGGCGGACAGCGGCAGCGGATCAACATTGCACGAGCGCTGGCGCTGCGTCCGGAGCTGCTTGTGCTGGATGAGCCGGTAAGTGCGCTGGATGTTTCCGTCGGCGCGCAGATCATCAACCTGCTGCGCGAGCTGCAGCAGCGGCATGGGTTGACCTGCCTGTTCATCTCGCACTCCATGCCGCTCGTACGGTATCTCTGTCACCGGGTCATGGTTCTTCAGCGCGGCAAGCTGGTCGAGGAGGGCTCGTGGCAGCACATCTGCGAGTCTCCGAGCGAGGCATACACGCAGCAACTTCTCGCCGCCACGCCTGAGCTGCCAGTCGCCCGCTAA
- a CDS encoding DUF971 domain-containing protein yields MSHEGFKIVGADEAARAEQSKLAGDAIRPAKVRIDKTGGSGMTIEWRDGHTSHWNFAWLRAACPCATCHEAREAEGRAPGVAKPKPASLLPMYEAPARPADVEPVGNYALRFKWNDGHEAGLYSWDYLRNVCDIEAQRQQQQG; encoded by the coding sequence ATGTCGCACGAGGGATTCAAAATTGTCGGCGCTGACGAAGCCGCGCGCGCCGAACAGTCAAAACTAGCTGGCGACGCCATCCGTCCGGCGAAGGTTCGGATCGACAAGACGGGTGGCAGCGGCATGACCATCGAATGGCGTGATGGCCACACGAGCCACTGGAATTTCGCATGGCTGCGTGCAGCCTGCCCCTGCGCGACCTGCCACGAGGCTCGCGAAGCAGAAGGCCGCGCGCCCGGCGTAGCCAAGCCAAAGCCAGCATCACTGCTGCCGATGTATGAGGCTCCTGCTCGACCAGCGGATGTGGAGCCCGTCGGAAACTATGCGCTGCGCTTCAAATGGAACGACGGCCACGAAGCGGGCCTCTACTCCTGGGACTACCTGCGCAACGTGTGCGATATCGAAGCGCAGCGGCAGCAACAACAGGGTTAG
- a CDS encoding TIGR00730 family Rossman fold protein, translating to MAKTNAKNLAVFCAAAEGARPIYRETAEELGRTLAQRGIGLIYGGAKIGLMGAVADATLAAGGRVVGVIPHVLVDKEIAHDGLSELHVVDTMHTRKRLIGEKADAFLTLPGGFGTFEELFEVLAWQTLKLHEKPVVLLNVGGFYDGMLSFLDVCEREGMLRGNRHHLLVATTVDEAMRLAGLV from the coding sequence ATGGCGAAGACAAACGCGAAGAACCTCGCGGTGTTTTGCGCGGCCGCAGAAGGCGCGCGCCCGATCTACCGCGAAACTGCCGAGGAGCTGGGCCGGACACTCGCGCAGCGCGGCATCGGGTTGATCTATGGCGGAGCGAAGATTGGCCTGATGGGCGCCGTGGCCGACGCCACACTCGCGGCGGGTGGTCGCGTTGTCGGTGTTATTCCGCACGTGCTGGTCGATAAGGAAATCGCACACGACGGCCTGAGCGAACTGCACGTTGTCGATACCATGCACACGCGCAAGCGGCTTATAGGCGAAAAGGCCGACGCATTTCTGACGTTGCCCGGCGGGTTCGGCACGTTCGAAGAGCTGTTCGAAGTGCTGGCGTGGCAGACGTTAAAGCTCCACGAGAAGCCTGTGGTCCTGTTAAATGTCGGCGGCTTCTATGACGGCATGCTTTCGTTCCTCGACGTATGCGAGCGGGAAGGAATGCTGCGGGGGAACCGCCATCATCTGCTCGTAGCGACTACGGTCGACGAAGCGATGCGTCTGGCCGGTCTGGTGTGA
- a CDS encoding ribonuclease T, protein MQRPRALFTALSVLFLALTPISAQNKGEPGKFDFYLLDMPWGPEFCSIADVSPQCKPQRTFVVHGLWPQNNDGSYPVFCSHEAGPLNPRENLDITPDLQLLAHEWDKHGTCSAQGPRRFFQMEREAFTSIDVPLAFDNIDHETTMSPAQILDLFYKANPQLPEGSLVVSCREERFTAIEACFTTSLKPMSCLGLHSCEKPSLKIEPIR, encoded by the coding sequence GTGCAGCGACCGCGTGCTCTCTTTACAGCTCTTTCTGTTTTGTTCCTGGCGTTGACGCCGATCTCTGCGCAGAACAAAGGCGAGCCGGGCAAATTTGATTTCTACCTACTCGATATGCCGTGGGGACCGGAGTTCTGTTCCATCGCGGACGTGTCGCCGCAGTGCAAGCCGCAGCGAACCTTCGTCGTGCACGGGCTTTGGCCGCAGAACAACGACGGGAGCTATCCCGTATTTTGTTCGCACGAAGCAGGTCCGCTGAACCCGCGGGAAAATCTCGACATCACGCCCGACCTGCAACTCCTCGCGCACGAATGGGACAAGCACGGAACATGCTCGGCGCAGGGGCCACGGCGCTTCTTCCAGATGGAGCGCGAGGCGTTCACATCGATCGATGTGCCGCTGGCGTTCGATAACATCGATCACGAAACCACGATGAGTCCCGCGCAGATCCTTGATCTGTTTTACAAAGCGAATCCGCAGCTTCCCGAGGGCAGCCTCGTTGTGAGCTGTCGTGAGGAGCGCTTCACTGCCATTGAGGCCTGCTTTACAACGAGCCTGAAACCGATGTCATGTCTCGGTCTGCATTCCTGCGAAAAGCCATCGCTGAAAATCGAACCCATTCGCTGA
- a CDS encoding UvrD-helicase domain-containing protein, which produces MKGVADLLANMNPQQREGIISVDGAVLLLAGAGSGKTRVITHRIAYLIQERGVSPDNILAVTFTNKAAKEMEERVEKILGHSTLAKPTLATFHSFCVRVLRRDIEALRVGGKGLTKSFAIYDETDQQAVVKQALKRLGVDDKQLKPRVALGRISWAKNHMIDPQEYFLASTNPLEEKIAHIFKIYRDELFKANAMDFDDLLLETVRLLKSSSEVRERYNRKYKYLLIDEYQDTNRPQYELMKLLGKHGNVCVVGDEDQSIYSWRGADIRNILEFEKDFPNARTIRLEQNYRSTQVILEGASAVVAQNTQRKGKNLWTSREGGSLIGYYEAPDGENEALFVADRIQRYLREAGQTEDQPRCAVLYRTNSQSRLVEEALRRYQIQYHMVGGFSFYDRAEVKDMLSYLKLVQNPHDSIALSRVVNSPPRGIGKTTMDTLERIALTTGMSTWDAISRATEEKLLPARALSALGSFRKLIEDARAMLGPDFAAALAADAAPIAQPDNADESFDPAALSADDTSFDFGIEEPVPPPTLANDANSDFDTSFNFGFDFGPSEEISTIAPENAAPASAEAGFNPFAPIPLKKSASDKIREANRAKLDRIAAAADEDLDAAGKPAFRKPGDPATLPELIKFLNDRSGYIRALEEEATPEAFSRIENLKELANAAQDATSRGETLAEFLDHAALVSDADQYSAEARVTLMTLHAAKGLEFPLVFLCGMEEGLFPHSRTLMDPPQMEEERRLCYVGMTRAMDTLILTRARYRRRYGNDMPESSTPSRFLEEVPSKLIEDLGAAANYGGALDYRNAYATPYPQRRRFGGDNDEGGERHYSYEDESQDSGSARTYAAQRFGANRSRLSGSGPLDNTAAFFGKGGTVSYKPGEKRYPARPKMDIPAPTGRTGLGKGVRVRHPKYGEGIIAAREGEGDDAKITVQFSGYGTKKLVEKFAQLERL; this is translated from the coding sequence ATGAAAGGTGTGGCCGATCTTCTCGCCAACATGAATCCGCAGCAGCGCGAAGGCATCATCTCCGTCGACGGCGCCGTGCTTCTGCTCGCCGGCGCGGGCTCCGGTAAAACGCGTGTAATTACGCACCGCATCGCCTACCTGATACAGGAGCGCGGCGTCTCACCGGATAACATTCTCGCCGTCACCTTCACGAACAAAGCCGCGAAGGAGATGGAGGAGCGCGTCGAGAAGATCCTTGGTCATTCGACACTGGCGAAGCCAACGCTCGCGACCTTTCACAGCTTTTGCGTCCGCGTGCTGCGGCGAGACATTGAGGCGCTGCGCGTCGGCGGCAAGGGGCTCACCAAGAGCTTCGCCATTTACGACGAGACCGATCAGCAGGCCGTCGTCAAGCAGGCGCTGAAGCGGCTGGGCGTCGATGACAAGCAGTTGAAGCCGCGCGTCGCACTTGGCCGGATCTCCTGGGCGAAAAACCATATGATCGATCCGCAGGAGTACTTCCTCGCTTCCACAAATCCGCTCGAGGAAAAGATCGCGCACATCTTCAAGATCTATCGCGACGAGCTCTTCAAAGCGAATGCGATGGACTTCGACGATCTGCTGCTCGAAACCGTACGGCTGTTGAAATCTTCCAGCGAAGTGCGCGAGCGCTACAACCGCAAGTACAAATACCTGCTGATCGACGAATACCAGGACACCAATCGTCCGCAGTATGAGCTGATGAAGCTGCTCGGCAAGCACGGCAACGTCTGCGTCGTCGGCGATGAAGACCAGTCGATCTACTCCTGGCGGGGCGCGGACATTCGCAACATCCTGGAGTTCGAGAAGGACTTTCCGAATGCGCGCACGATTCGCCTTGAGCAGAACTACCGCTCGACGCAGGTAATTCTCGAGGGCGCGAGCGCGGTTGTCGCGCAGAACACGCAACGCAAGGGCAAGAATCTCTGGACCTCGCGCGAGGGCGGATCTCTGATTGGTTACTACGAAGCGCCCGATGGAGAGAATGAGGCGCTGTTCGTCGCCGATCGTATTCAGCGCTATCTGCGCGAGGCCGGCCAAACAGAAGATCAGCCGCGGTGTGCGGTGCTCTATCGGACCAACTCGCAGTCACGACTCGTCGAAGAGGCGCTGCGGCGTTATCAGATTCAGTACCACATGGTCGGCGGCTTCAGCTTCTACGATCGCGCCGAGGTCAAGGACATGCTCAGCTATCTGAAGCTGGTGCAGAATCCGCACGACTCCATCGCGTTATCGCGCGTGGTGAACTCCCCGCCGCGCGGCATTGGCAAGACGACCATGGACACGCTGGAGCGCATCGCGCTCACCACTGGCATGAGCACCTGGGACGCGATCAGCCGCGCGACCGAAGAGAAGCTTCTGCCGGCGCGCGCGTTGTCGGCACTGGGCAGCTTTCGCAAGCTGATCGAAGATGCCCGTGCCATGCTCGGTCCCGATTTCGCGGCAGCTCTCGCAGCCGACGCCGCGCCGATTGCGCAACCTGACAACGCCGACGAAAGCTTTGATCCCGCAGCGCTCTCCGCCGATGACACCTCCTTCGACTTCGGCATCGAGGAGCCTGTGCCTCCGCCGACGCTCGCGAACGACGCAAACAGCGATTTCGATACGAGCTTCAATTTCGGCTTCGACTTCGGCCCGAGCGAAGAAATCTCGACGATCGCTCCCGAGAACGCCGCGCCTGCCTCTGCCGAAGCCGGCTTCAACCCCTTCGCTCCCATCCCTCTGAAGAAGTCCGCATCGGATAAGATTCGCGAGGCGAACCGCGCCAAACTGGATCGCATCGCTGCGGCGGCCGATGAAGACCTTGATGCAGCAGGCAAGCCGGCCTTCCGAAAGCCCGGCGATCCAGCGACCCTGCCTGAGCTCATCAAGTTCCTCAACGATCGCTCCGGCTACATCCGAGCTCTTGAAGAAGAGGCTACGCCGGAAGCGTTCTCGCGCATTGAAAACCTGAAGGAACTCGCCAACGCCGCGCAGGATGCAACCTCGCGTGGCGAGACCCTCGCCGAATTTCTCGACCACGCAGCACTCGTCTCCGATGCAGACCAGTACTCAGCCGAGGCCCGCGTCACACTCATGACGCTGCATGCAGCGAAGGGCCTCGAGTTCCCGCTCGTCTTCCTGTGCGGCATGGAAGAGGGTCTGTTCCCCCACTCGCGCACGCTGATGGATCCTCCGCAAATGGAGGAGGAACGCCGGCTTTGCTACGTCGGCATGACCCGCGCGATGGACACGCTGATCCTCACACGCGCGCGCTACCGCCGCCGTTACGGCAATGACATGCCGGAATCGAGCACGCCCTCGCGCTTTCTCGAAGAGGTTCCTTCCAAGCTGATCGAAGACCTCGGGGCTGCCGCGAATTACGGTGGCGCGCTGGATTACCGGAACGCGTACGCGACGCCGTATCCGCAGCGCCGGCGCTTTGGCGGCGATAACGACGAGGGTGGCGAGCGGCACTACTCCTACGAGGATGAAAGCCAGGACTCGGGTTCGGCGCGTACCTATGCGGCGCAGCGTTTCGGCGCGAATCGCTCGCGATTGAGCGGCTCTGGACCGCTCGACAACACGGCGGCGTTCTTCGGCAAGGGGGGAACCGTCAGCTACAAGCCTGGCGAAAAACGCTATCCTGCGCGACCGAAGATGGACATACCCGCGCCTACAGGACGCACCGGCCTGGGCAAGGGCGTGCGCGTCCGGCACCCGAAGTACGGCGAGGGCATCATCGCCGCGCGAGAGGGCGAGGGTGACGACGCGAAGATTACAGTACAATTTAGCGGGTACGGCACCAAGAAGCTGGTGGAGAAGTTCGCCCAGCTCGAGCGTTTGTAA
- a CDS encoding amino acid permease translates to MPPQIETRSTKQTETRQIFATKSIDKLISDSERPEHSLKKTLGPVSLTALGIGIVIGSGIFTVIGTAIGGNPAKLADWKGSPIIDLILHHGAVAGRPGAGPALAISLILVVFVCAFTGLCYAELASMIPIAGSAYTYTYATLGELIAWVIGWDLILEYAFANMSVSVGFAAHIVDLLDWLGVHLDPKWLSPAFLPQGLQDLSGKDIFLPGWHSGFDIPAFLVVFILTVVLVLGIRESTRVNNFMVLVKIAAILAFVFFGLSFIHPGNYHPFAPNGFSGILAGGSIIFFTYIGFDAVSTASEECRNPQRDVPIGIIATLVACTILYLGVSLVLTGIVPWQSVANDGAPIVNALKRLSLEPGGHRLHWVRLFVLIGAIMGMISSILVGQYGQARIWFAMSRDRLLPNAFSKIHPRFRTPAFSTIVAGILVSIPAGLFDVGSLAEMTNIGTLFAFILVSIGVMVLRHKQPDRRRGFRLVGGPLFPILSILCCLLLMAGLPAITWVRFFVWLIIGLFVYFLYSRKRSEFYQA, encoded by the coding sequence TTGCCTCCCCAGATTGAGACTCGATCGACGAAACAAACCGAGACTCGGCAGATCTTCGCCACCAAATCCATCGACAAGCTGATCTCCGATTCCGAGCGGCCCGAGCACTCGCTCAAAAAGACTCTCGGCCCCGTTTCGCTCACCGCACTTGGCATCGGTATCGTCATCGGCTCCGGCATCTTCACCGTCATCGGCACGGCCATTGGGGGTAACCCGGCCAAGCTCGCCGACTGGAAGGGCTCGCCGATCATCGATCTCATCCTCCACCATGGAGCCGTCGCAGGCCGTCCCGGGGCCGGTCCCGCGCTCGCCATTTCGCTCATCCTCGTTGTCTTCGTGTGCGCGTTCACCGGCCTGTGTTACGCCGAACTCGCCTCGATGATCCCCATCGCCGGCTCCGCCTACACCTACACCTACGCCACGCTGGGCGAGCTCATCGCCTGGGTCATTGGCTGGGACCTCATCCTCGAGTATGCCTTCGCCAACATGAGTGTCTCTGTCGGCTTCGCCGCCCACATCGTCGATCTTCTCGACTGGCTGGGCGTTCACCTCGACCCCAAGTGGCTGTCGCCCGCGTTCCTTCCGCAGGGCCTCCAGGACCTCAGCGGCAAGGACATCTTCCTGCCCGGCTGGCACTCCGGCTTCGACATCCCCGCGTTCCTCGTCGTCTTCATCCTCACGGTGGTCCTCGTGCTCGGCATCCGCGAATCCACCCGCGTTAATAACTTCATGGTGCTCGTCAAAATCGCCGCCATTCTCGCCTTCGTCTTCTTCGGCCTCAGCTTTATCCATCCCGGCAACTACCATCCCTTCGCTCCGAATGGCTTCTCTGGAATCCTCGCCGGCGGCTCGATCATCTTCTTCACCTACATCGGCTTCGACGCGGTCTCCACCGCCAGCGAAGAGTGCCGCAACCCGCAGCGCGACGTCCCCATCGGCATCATCGCCACGCTCGTCGCCTGCACCATCCTCTATCTCGGAGTTTCGCTCGTCCTCACCGGCATCGTCCCCTGGCAGTCGGTCGCGAACGACGGTGCTCCAATCGTCAACGCCCTCAAGCGCCTCTCGCTCGAGCCCGGCGGCCACCGCCTCCACTGGGTCCGCCTCTTCGTCCTCATCGGCGCCATTATGGGGATGATCTCCTCCATTCTCGTTGGCCAGTACGGACAGGCGCGCATCTGGTTCGCCATGTCCCGGGACCGCCTGCTGCCGAACGCCTTCAGCAAAATCCACCCGCGATTCCGAACCCCGGCTTTCTCCACCATCGTCGCGGGCATCCTGGTCTCCATCCCCGCGGGCCTTTTCGACGTAGGTTCTCTCGCCGAAATGACCAACATAGGAACCCTATTCGCCTTCATCCTGGTCTCCATCGGAGTGATGGTTCTTCGCCACAAACAGCCCGATCGCCGTCGGGGATTCCGGCTCGTAGGCGGCCCACTCTTCCCCATCCTCAGCATCCTCTGCTGCCTGCTTTTGATGGCCGGCCTGCCCGCCATCACCTGGGTCCGATTCTTCGTCTGGCTCATCATCGGGCTCTTCGTGTACTTCCTCTACAGCCGCAAGCGGAGCGAGTTCTACCAGGCGTGA
- a CDS encoding protein-tyrosine phosphatase family protein translates to MCVYLYVANAIGLYQAEQMPFWIESASRLKLAIVPRPRGGEWLQQDIRVLKNDGIDILVSLLAPEETRELDLEQEKAACSSAGISFVNFPLPDRQVPPSRLGFLTFAQFVHKRASEGLSVGVHCRACIGRSSVLLATVMRLEGFSTKEAFDRISAARGLSVPDTPEQAKWVAGLAI, encoded by the coding sequence TTGTGCGTCTATCTATATGTGGCAAACGCGATTGGGTTATATCAGGCCGAACAGATGCCGTTCTGGATCGAGAGTGCTTCACGTCTGAAGCTTGCGATTGTGCCGCGGCCGCGCGGCGGAGAGTGGCTGCAGCAGGATATCCGCGTCCTCAAGAACGACGGCATCGACATCCTTGTCTCGCTGCTCGCACCCGAAGAGACCCGCGAACTTGATCTTGAGCAAGAGAAGGCGGCGTGTTCTTCCGCAGGAATCTCTTTCGTCAACTTTCCGCTTCCGGACCGGCAGGTTCCTCCATCGCGGCTCGGCTTCCTCACCTTCGCGCAGTTCGTTCACAAGCGCGCCAGTGAAGGCCTCAGCGTCGGCGTGCACTGCAGGGCCTGCATCGGACGGTCATCTGTTCTGCTGGCGACGGTGATGCGGCTCGAAGGCTTCTCCACGAAGGAAGCGTTCGACCGGATCTCTGCGGCTCGCGGCCTGAGCGTTCCTGACACGCCGGAGCAGGCGAAGTGGGTGGCCGGGCTGGCGATTTAA
- the efp gene encoding elongation factor P, producing the protein MPALIEAINVKRKMLFEHENIPYACLDFDVSTPTARGGQTLVRLKMRNLLTNAVFDKTFKAGDKFREPDLVTVPATFLYRDADGFHFLDQESFETLTLSAQQVGDAADFLIDGLLIQLNKYNGNPIGLDLPTHVDLTIEYTEPAVRGDTSSGATKIARLETGLEIKVPLFLTQGEKVRVSTETRDFAGRA; encoded by the coding sequence ATGCCCGCACTGATTGAAGCTATCAACGTAAAACGCAAGATGCTCTTCGAGCACGAAAACATTCCGTACGCCTGCCTGGATTTTGACGTTTCGACACCGACGGCGCGCGGCGGCCAGACGCTCGTGCGCCTGAAGATGCGCAACCTACTCACCAACGCCGTCTTCGACAAGACCTTCAAAGCCGGCGACAAGTTTCGCGAGCCCGACCTCGTCACCGTGCCTGCGACCTTTCTCTATCGCGACGCGGACGGCTTCCACTTCCTCGACCAGGAGTCCTTCGAGACGCTTACGCTCTCGGCCCAGCAGGTTGGCGACGCCGCCGACTTCCTCATCGACGGCCTTCTCATCCAACTCAACAAGTACAACGGCAATCCGATCGGCCTCGACCTCCCCACGCACGTGGACCTCACGATCGAGTACACCGAGCCCGCCGTCCGCGGCGACACCTCCTCCGGCGCCACCAAGATCGCCCGCCTCGAAACCGGCCTGGAGATCAAGGTCCCACTCTTTCTCACGCAGGGAGAAAAAGTGCGGGTTTCGACGGAGACACGAGACTTCGCCGGCCGGGCTTAG
- a CDS encoding DUF2071 domain-containing protein, translated as MPSTFLTAEWRKLIMVQYEVAPALLEPYMPRGVELDFYQPDPGAASRCYVSLIGFLFDKVRVKGLPIPLHTRFEEINLRFYVRRKESDGGVKRGVVFIREFVPRRAIAWVARKFYEEPYLAIPTRSELSSSDKILTAKYEWKLGGRWHMLSAAADLPAQPIEAGSEEEFITEHYWGYTRRSDGSTSAYQVEHPRWQTYRVQSYEVAVDFNLLYGPQFAFLTDQGVSSVLLAEGSAVAVRSGSRLATDQARIPA; from the coding sequence ATGCCATCCACATTCCTCACGGCCGAGTGGCGCAAGTTGATCATGGTGCAGTATGAGGTTGCGCCGGCGCTCCTCGAACCCTACATGCCGCGCGGCGTCGAGCTCGATTTCTATCAGCCCGATCCCGGCGCGGCATCGCGCTGCTATGTGTCGCTCATCGGCTTTCTCTTCGACAAGGTTCGAGTGAAAGGTCTTCCGATTCCGCTGCACACGAGGTTCGAAGAGATCAACCTGCGGTTTTATGTTCGGCGGAAGGAGTCGGACGGCGGTGTGAAGCGCGGTGTCGTATTCATTCGCGAGTTTGTTCCGCGGCGCGCGATCGCCTGGGTCGCCAGAAAATTCTATGAAGAGCCGTACCTGGCGATTCCTACGCGCAGCGAACTGTCCTCCTCGGACAAAATCCTGACCGCAAAGTACGAGTGGAAGCTCGGCGGGCGATGGCACATGCTTTCGGCGGCCGCCGATCTGCCGGCGCAGCCGATCGAAGCAGGCAGCGAAGAGGAGTTCATCACCGAGCACTACTGGGGCTACACCAGGCGCAGTGACGGCAGCACCTCCGCGTATCAGGTCGAGCACCCCCGGTGGCAGACCTATCGCGTGCAGAGCTATGAGGTTGCGGTCGACTTCAATCTGCTCTACGGGCCTCAGTTCGCCTTTCTCACTGACCAAGGGGTCTCAAGCGTCCTGCTGGCGGAAGGTTCAGCGGTAGCGGTCCGATCTGGCTCTCGTCTTGCGACAGACCAGGCCCGCATACCCGCCTGA
- a CDS encoding Bax inhibitor-1 family protein: MRTIDATQGIRILDSRSTASLLSKVLWITTAGFLFTAAGAYMAPALLGGVSYMGLFVVTFGLIFAINFATRRSPGLALVLFYGFTLLMGVEVGPLIKAYLHVPGGESVVFEAALTTAVGMFAMGAIAQVVRFDYRRVYNYVFAALIGLVVIGVLSMFVHFVSPGLYAWATLAIFSVLLLIDFMRLRDGAMGLSPVQMALSIYLDALNIFIALLQIFGSSSGSGNRRSSGWR; this comes from the coding sequence ATGAGAACCATCGACGCAACACAAGGCATACGCATCCTCGACAGCCGCTCCACGGCCAGCCTCCTCAGCAAGGTGCTGTGGATCACCACGGCCGGCTTCCTCTTTACCGCGGCGGGGGCGTATATGGCACCCGCGCTCCTGGGCGGCGTCAGCTACATGGGCCTGTTCGTCGTCACCTTCGGCCTCATTTTCGCCATCAACTTCGCCACTCGCCGGTCTCCTGGGCTGGCACTGGTGCTGTTCTACGGCTTCACGCTGCTGATGGGCGTCGAGGTCGGCCCGCTGATCAAGGCTTATCTGCATGTTCCGGGCGGAGAGAGTGTTGTCTTCGAAGCTGCCCTGACGACCGCGGTCGGGATGTTCGCCATGGGCGCAATCGCGCAGGTCGTTCGTTTCGACTACCGGCGCGTCTACAACTACGTTTTCGCGGCGCTGATCGGCCTGGTTGTTATCGGCGTGCTGAGCATGTTTGTGCACTTCGTCAGCCCCGGACTCTACGCCTGGGCGACGCTGGCCATCTTCAGCGTTCTGCTGCTGATCGACTTCATGCGGCTGCGCGATGGCGCCATGGGGCTTAGCCCGGTGCAGATGGCGCTCAGCATCTACCTCGACGCGCTGAACATCTTCATCGCGCTCCTCCAGATCTTCGGCAGCAGCAGCGGCAGTGGCAACCGTCGTAGCAGCGGCTGGCGATAG